The genomic region GACTCAATAGCTTTGCTAAACTCTGGCGAGAAGGAAAAATTCACTAGAGAAACGTCGTCTACCATGACTCCATAATCTCCCAGACGAGATTTTAGAGCATCGTCAATTTCTGCTTTTAAGTCTGTTCTCTTGGTAATAATTTCTTCCGCAGTTTTTTTTGCAGTTGCCGCTTTGAGAACTTCAGAGACGGCTGGAGTAACGATCCCGTCAACGATTTGTTCTTCATCCCCGACTCGTTGAAAAATCTTATTGACCTGTGTAGGATCGATGTGCCAGTTAACAGCTAGTTCTGTGGTGACTTTTTGCAAGTCTTTAGAAGCAGCATCAGCATTAAAACTACTTTTCTGAACGCGCACGCTCAAAGTTTTAACTGTGGTAACAAAAGGCATAATTAGGTGTAATCCTTCATCCAGAATTCCCTCTTGAACTTTGCCAAATTGCATCATTACGCCTCTTTGCCCTGCATTAACAATCGCAAAAGGACGAAAGATAAAGGCAACGATCAATAAAACGATACCGCCAGCAAAAGGCAAACTTGTTTTAAGATAATCGCTGTTTCTCATAAAATTAGTGGTTAGGGGCTAGTAGCTAGTGGTTAGTTGAAAAGTCAAATCGCCGTCTACTGATTAATTCAGTTATTAAATACCAATTATTCATTACTAATCCGTACTGTTTGGTTTTAATTGTATTAAGCGCTCAAATAATATAATTTGGGGAAAATTGCTAAAAATCTTAAGATAAGCGTCTTCCTGAGTTATTGATAACTGGTTGCTGATAACTGATAACTTTGTACAGGCGTTACATGTAACGTCTCTACACTGATAAGTGGTAACTGACAACTGACAACTGATTCATGAAAATTAACCAACGCCATACTTGGGCTTTAACTACAGCAGAAGCGATCGCGATTCAAGAAAAATTACGAGGTGAAATTATTACTACAGATAAAATTCAGACACCAGTACAGTATGTTGCAGGCGTAGATATGGGTTTTGAGGCAAATGGTACGATAAGTCGAGCTGCGGTTGCCGTGCTGAGCTTTCCGAGTTTGCAACTCCAAGAAACAGCGATCGCGCGTCGTCCGACAAGTTTTCCTTATATCCCAGGATTCTTATCATTTCGGGAAGTTCCTGCCGTTCTTGATGCCTTGGAAAAAATTAACATTACGCCGGATATAATTTTGTGTGACGGTCAGGGAATTGCTCATCCGCGCCGATTCGGGATCGCTTGTCATTTAGGGCTAATTGTGGATATACCAACTATAGGCGTAGCCAAGTCTTTACTGATTGGCAAATATCAAGAAGTCCCAGAAGCACGAGGTAGTTGGCAACTATTAACCGATAAAGGAGAAACTATTGGTGCAGTGCTTAGAACCAGAACTGGGACAAAACCACTATATATTTCTAGCGGGCATCGAGTCAGCTTAGCCACCGCGATCGATTATGTTTTGCAATGTACGCCAAAATATCGTCTGCCAGAAACTACCCGCATTGCCGACAAATTAGCCTCGTCAAAGTGAAGATAAGGCAGAGGGCAGATGACAGGGGTAAAAAGAAGACGTATTTTGTGTTTAACTGCGATCGCCTGCTTCGTAAAAATATGGATGCTCTGCTGCTGGATAAAATCAACTAATGCTAGGTACACTGCTAGACGGGCGCTACAGCATTATCAGTCAATTGGGACGCGGCTACTATGGGGAAACCTACCTCGCTGAAGACCTGCGCAGAATGAAAAGACAGTGCGTGGTGAAACGCTTGAAACCAGCAAGCAACGATCCAAATACATTACGAGAAGCAAAACTATTATTTGATTCTGAAGCTAGAGTTTTAGAAAGTTTGGGAAGAAGACACGAGAAAACTCCAGACTTACTCGATTATTTTATTGAAAACCAAGAATTTTATTTAGTCCAGGAACTCGTTGAAGGTTATCCCTTAAGTACGTTACTGGCAGACGGTCAGCAGCTACCAGAAGCGGAGGTATTTAATCTGCTTGTAGATGTACTAGAAATTTTGAATTTTGTTCACCAGAGTCAAGTTATTCATCGAGATATTAAACCCAGTAATATCATTCGACGACACAAAGACGGGAGATCGATTTTAATTGACTTTGGGGCAGTCAAGCAAGTTAATACTCAGATAGTTGTTGGAAACGGACAAGTTACTTTCACGCGCGCGATCGGCACACCGGGATATATGCCAATCGAGCAAGCCAGAGGCAGACCACGTTATGCTAGCGATATATATGCGCTGGGAATGTCGGCAATTCAAGCTTTGACTGGAGTAGCGCCAAGCGAATTAAGCGAAGATGCAGATGGGGAAATTATCTGGCGCGATCGCGCCCAAGTTTCACCTCACCTAGCAGCAATTTTAGACAAGATGGTGCGTTTCCAAATAAGCGATCGCTACCAATCGGCAGACAAAGTACTATACGACTTACAACAACTTCAACGCTTTAGTTCTACTCCCACCCGCAGGCGATCGCTACCACCAATTAGATTACATCCGCGCAATCTCAGCAGCGCTTTAGTTACCGGTGGTACAACTCTTCTACTTTTTTTGGTTGGAACTCAAATCTATGCTTACAGTCGATTTGGAGTATTTCCAGCCGATGTATTTGCGGTGATGAGGAGTTTACCGAGCAGCTTACTACTAGAAAGCTCGACAGGTGGACGTTCAGTTTATGCTCACCGCGCGCCTCTGAGTGTCAACGCGCCGATTTTTACTAATTATAATTGTGTCACCTTCAGCCCAGACGGGCAAATGTTTGCTACTGGTAACGGTGATGGGTCAATTAAGATTTGGAATTTCAACACGGGCAAACTACAGCGTCTTTTAACCGGACACTCAGGTCACGTTCATTCCCTGGCTATGAGTCCAGATGGAGAAATTCT from Chroococcidiopsis sp. SAG 2025 harbors:
- the nfi gene encoding deoxyribonuclease V (cleaves DNA at apurinic or apyrimidinic sites), with product MKINQRHTWALTTAEAIAIQEKLRGEIITTDKIQTPVQYVAGVDMGFEANGTISRAAVAVLSFPSLQLQETAIARRPTSFPYIPGFLSFREVPAVLDALEKINITPDIILCDGQGIAHPRRFGIACHLGLIVDIPTIGVAKSLLIGKYQEVPEARGSWQLLTDKGETIGAVLRTRTGTKPLYISSGHRVSLATAIDYVLQCTPKYRLPETTRIADKLASSK
- a CDS encoding prohibitin family protein, which produces MRNSDYLKTSLPFAGGIVLLIVAFIFRPFAIVNAGQRGVMMQFGKVQEGILDEGLHLIMPFVTTVKTLSVRVQKSSFNADAASKDLQKVTTELAVNWHIDPTQVNKIFQRVGDEEQIVDGIVTPAVSEVLKAATAKKTAEEIITKRTDLKAEIDDALKSRLGDYGVMVDDVSLVNFSFSPEFSKAIESKQIAEQEAKQADFVALKATKEAQAEVNRAKGQAEAQRLQRLTLTPEILQKQAIEKWDGRFPTVMSGNSSLPLININPADLNNKK
- a CDS encoding serine/threonine-protein kinase; translated protein: MLGTLLDGRYSIISQLGRGYYGETYLAEDLRRMKRQCVVKRLKPASNDPNTLREAKLLFDSEARVLESLGRRHEKTPDLLDYFIENQEFYLVQELVEGYPLSTLLADGQQLPEAEVFNLLVDVLEILNFVHQSQVIHRDIKPSNIIRRHKDGRSILIDFGAVKQVNTQIVVGNGQVTFTRAIGTPGYMPIEQARGRPRYASDIYALGMSAIQALTGVAPSELSEDADGEIIWRDRAQVSPHLAAILDKMVRFQISDRYQSADKVLYDLQQLQRFSSTPTRRRSLPPIRLHPRNLSSALVTGGTTLLLFLVGTQIYAYSRFGVFPADVFAVMRSLPSSLLLESSTGGRSVYAHRAPLSVNAPIFTNYNCVTFSPDGQMFATGNGDGSIKIWNFNTGKLQRLLTGHSGHVHSLAMSPDGEILASGSGDRTIKLWNPHTGKLIQTLSGGLNHVNSVAIAPDGQTLASGSNDGIVKLWNLNTGQLLRNLNGHSGDVNAVAISRDGQILATGSSDETIKLWNLNTGKFIRTLSGAGNVFSLATSNNGQIASGSSDGIIKLWNLNTGQLIRTLSSDRSVVTSVTISPDGKTLASNSSDRVVKLWNLETGTLHRTLIGYVTGNAEYFNAVAFSPRGQTLVSGTGNGTIDVWRVPPQ